One genomic segment of Vibrio fluvialis includes these proteins:
- a CDS encoding TRAP transporter small permease subunit — protein MKLITSIEAITRFAGLIAALLVLPLIGALVTEVFSRYMFDSPTLWAFEISYMVMGAIFMLGLANALRLGQHVSVDVMTLKLKPRVNATVRSLCYLMFLPIVCWISLDLYHYFYEAFESGERSGRSAWNPVMWPIYGVWFIGLAALSLQILAELLKSAQIALGREVNV, from the coding sequence ATGAAGTTGATTACCAGTATCGAGGCCATTACCCGCTTTGCCGGGCTGATCGCCGCTCTGTTGGTATTGCCGCTGATCGGTGCACTTGTCACCGAAGTTTTCAGCCGCTATATGTTTGATTCCCCGACCCTATGGGCTTTTGAAATCAGTTATATGGTCATGGGCGCCATTTTCATGCTTGGCCTCGCCAATGCACTGCGTCTTGGACAGCACGTCAGTGTCGATGTGATGACTCTGAAACTCAAACCGCGCGTCAACGCAACGGTGCGCAGCCTTTGCTATCTGATGTTCCTGCCTATCGTGTGTTGGATCAGTCTGGATTTGTACCACTACTTCTACGAAGCGTTTGAAAGTGGTGAACGCTCCGGCCGTTCGGCATGGAACCCGGTGATGTGGCCAATCTATGGCGTCTGGTTTATTGGCCTGGCGGCTCTGAGCCTGCAAATTCTGGCAGAACTGCTGAAATCGGCGCAAATCGCCCTTGGCCGCGAGGTGAATGTATGA
- the leuE gene encoding leucine efflux protein LeuE has product MLESFGVINIWTYMVGLTMIILAPGPNSLYVLKSSSSFGVKAGYKAASGVLIGDAVLILLSYLGVASLIQTSPVLFTIIRYLGAAYLLYLGLKIIHSLLRKGGDDEAGVERPKKSENVFAKSLSLSLTNPKAILFYVSFFIQFIDYTYDHTWISYLILATILEIFSIVYLSALIFLGTSLTQMFKNNKRLSQLGNGLLGMFFMGFAARLASLS; this is encoded by the coding sequence ATGTTAGAGAGTTTTGGTGTCATTAATATTTGGACCTATATGGTCGGGCTGACCATGATCATTCTCGCTCCCGGGCCGAACTCTTTGTATGTACTGAAATCCAGTTCGTCGTTTGGTGTCAAAGCGGGCTATAAAGCGGCATCGGGCGTGCTGATTGGCGATGCGGTGCTGATTCTGCTGTCTTACCTCGGCGTGGCGTCTTTGATTCAGACTTCACCTGTGCTGTTTACCATCATTCGTTATCTGGGTGCGGCGTATCTGCTGTATCTCGGACTGAAGATCATTCATTCTCTGTTGCGTAAAGGCGGGGATGATGAAGCAGGCGTGGAGCGTCCGAAGAAAAGCGAAAACGTGTTTGCGAAATCGCTGTCGCTGAGTCTGACCAATCCGAAAGCGATTCTTTTCTACGTATCATTTTTCATTCAGTTTATCGACTACACCTACGATCACACCTGGATTTCTTACCTGATCCTGGCCACGATTCTGGAGATTTTCAGCATCGTTTACCTGAGTGCGCTGATTTTCTTAGGCACATCACTGACGCAAATGTTTAAAAACAACAAACGTTTGTCGCAGCTGGGCAATGGCTTACTCGGCATGTTTTTCATGGGATTTGCTGCGCGACTCGCCAGTCTGAGCTAA
- a CDS encoding YhdT family protein — translation MDNRKSRYRQAHREAFLAIALAVGYFIWWYVSAYGFSAPPQDTSMPELYFGMPLWFLLSCVIGPIIFTVLCAVMVKVFYRDIPLDVNPDESNE, via the coding sequence ATGGACAACAGAAAAAGCAGGTATCGTCAGGCGCATCGTGAGGCTTTTTTAGCCATTGCGCTGGCAGTGGGCTACTTCATCTGGTGGTACGTTTCCGCCTATGGGTTTTCGGCGCCGCCGCAAGACACCAGCATGCCTGAACTCTATTTCGGCATGCCGCTCTGGTTCCTGCTTTCGTGTGTGATTGGCCCAATCATTTTCACTGTGCTGTGCGCGGTGATGGTGAAAGTGTTTTATCGCGATATTCCCTTAGATGTAAATCCTGACGAATCCAATGAATAG
- a CDS encoding glutathione S-transferase family protein translates to MLVNGQWTKEWHPVQATDEKGGFVRQTSSFRDWVVAPESLAAGESAKFIAESGRYHLYVALICPWASRTLIARKLKGLEDVVSVSVVEPKLLDEGWHFGDFPGADRDELNGFEWMHQLYTHADPHFTGRATVPVLWDKKTRTIVNNESADIVRMFNSGFGELANQDFDLYPSALREEIDALNAEIYPKLNNGVYRAGFATTQESYEEAFHDVFGMLDQLEHRLSDKRDYLSGQQVTEADIRLFVTLIRFDPAYHGIFKCNLRQLRDYPYLNGYVKRLLDLPGVRSTVSLEHIKQGYYSIKALNPNGIVPVGPDMSDYGL, encoded by the coding sequence ATGCTGGTTAATGGTCAATGGACAAAAGAGTGGCACCCTGTGCAGGCAACCGACGAGAAAGGTGGTTTTGTCCGCCAGACATCAAGTTTTCGTGATTGGGTGGTCGCTCCCGAATCACTGGCAGCAGGCGAAAGCGCTAAGTTTATCGCCGAATCAGGCCGTTACCATCTGTATGTAGCGCTGATCTGTCCGTGGGCATCCCGCACGCTGATTGCTCGTAAACTCAAAGGATTGGAAGACGTCGTGAGCGTTTCTGTGGTCGAACCTAAACTGCTTGATGAGGGATGGCATTTTGGCGACTTTCCGGGCGCCGACCGTGACGAACTGAACGGTTTTGAGTGGATGCATCAACTCTACACCCATGCCGATCCGCACTTTACCGGCCGTGCGACCGTGCCTGTCCTGTGGGATAAGAAAACCCGTACCATAGTCAACAACGAGTCAGCAGACATCGTACGCATGTTCAACAGCGGCTTTGGTGAGCTGGCCAATCAGGACTTTGACCTTTATCCGTCGGCGCTGCGTGAAGAGATTGATGCCCTGAATGCGGAGATCTATCCAAAGCTCAATAACGGTGTCTACCGCGCAGGCTTTGCGACCACCCAAGAGAGCTATGAAGAAGCGTTCCACGATGTTTTTGGCATGCTCGATCAATTGGAACATCGTCTGAGTGACAAACGTGATTACCTTTCTGGTCAACAAGTTACCGAGGCTGATATTCGTCTGTTCGTCACGTTAATTCGCTTCGACCCTGCGTATCATGGCATTTTTAAATGCAACTTACGCCAGCTGCGTGACTACCCTTACTTAAATGGGTACGTCAAACGCCTGTTGGATTTGCCGGGCGTGCGCAGCACCGTCAGCCTTGAGCACATCAAACAAGGCTATTATTCAATTAAAGCTCTGAATCCGAACGGGATTGTGCCGGTAGGTCCGGACATGTCGGATTATGGTTTGTAA
- the panF gene encoding sodium/pantothenate symporter has protein sequence MNSQLLIPLVIYLIGVFAVAFLTRRHYKNGSFLSEYFVGSRSMGGFVLAMTLAATYASASSFIGGPGAAYKMGLGWVLLAMIQLPATWLTLGVLGKKFAIEARIHNALTLNDILYARFKSRAVVILASFSLLLAFFGTMVVQFVGGARLLQTVTGLPYEQGLLLFACTVGLYTTIGGFRAVVLTDTIQGIMMLIGTIILLVGVVHAGGSVGELITSLHAIDPALVTPYGPNHFLSQPFILSFWVLVCFGVIGLPHAAVRCMSYKDSPSLHKGMVISTIMMALLMFGTHMAGALGRAIVPDVGSPDQIMPTLMMTVLPPMVAGIFLAGPMAAIMSTIDSQLIQASATLLKDLYINYINPGVVKEDNAESKLNRMSLWITGIFALLVFFAATNPPDMIVWLNLIALGGLQAVFLWPLVLGLYWEKASAMGALCSMVSGLTVYISLMWIKPDMGGVHPIVPTLVVGLLSFISGSWLKPKPQPAAIHP, from the coding sequence ATGAATAGTCAACTTCTCATACCTTTAGTTATTTATCTGATTGGCGTATTCGCGGTCGCTTTTCTGACTCGCCGCCACTACAAAAACGGCAGCTTCCTCAGCGAATACTTTGTAGGTAGCCGCAGCATGGGTGGCTTCGTATTAGCCATGACGTTGGCCGCCACGTATGCCAGCGCCAGTAGCTTTATCGGCGGCCCCGGAGCGGCATACAAAATGGGCCTCGGATGGGTATTGCTGGCGATGATCCAGTTACCGGCGACTTGGCTGACACTGGGGGTTCTGGGTAAAAAGTTTGCGATTGAAGCGCGCATACATAACGCCCTGACACTCAATGACATTTTGTATGCACGCTTTAAAAGTCGCGCGGTCGTCATTCTGGCTTCGTTCTCTTTGCTGCTCGCCTTTTTCGGCACCATGGTTGTGCAGTTTGTCGGCGGCGCACGCCTGCTGCAAACCGTCACCGGATTGCCGTATGAACAGGGCTTGTTGTTGTTTGCCTGCACCGTCGGTTTGTATACCACCATCGGCGGTTTTCGCGCTGTGGTACTGACCGACACCATTCAGGGCATCATGATGCTCATCGGCACCATTATTCTGTTGGTTGGCGTGGTGCACGCGGGCGGCAGCGTCGGGGAACTGATCACCAGCTTGCATGCGATTGATCCCGCGTTGGTCACTCCGTATGGACCGAATCACTTCCTCAGCCAACCGTTTATTCTCAGTTTCTGGGTGTTGGTCTGTTTTGGCGTGATTGGTCTGCCGCATGCGGCGGTGCGTTGTATGTCGTACAAAGACAGTCCTTCGCTGCACAAAGGCATGGTGATCAGCACCATCATGATGGCGCTGCTGATGTTTGGCACCCACATGGCAGGCGCATTGGGGCGCGCGATTGTGCCGGATGTTGGCAGCCCGGATCAGATCATGCCGACCCTGATGATGACGGTACTGCCACCCATGGTGGCCGGCATCTTTCTCGCAGGCCCGATGGCAGCCATCATGTCGACCATCGACTCACAGCTGATTCAGGCGTCAGCCACGCTGCTGAAAGATCTCTACATCAACTACATCAATCCGGGTGTGGTCAAAGAGGACAACGCGGAGAGTAAACTCAATCGCATGTCACTGTGGATCACCGGCATCTTTGCCCTGTTGGTCTTCTTTGCTGCCACCAACCCACCAGACATGATTGTGTGGCTGAACCTGATTGCCCTCGGCGGCCTGCAAGCCGTGTTCTTGTGGCCGTTAGTACTTGGTTTGTACTGGGAAAAGGCATCGGCCATGGGGGCGTTGTGTTCCATGGTTTCCGGGCTGACCGTCTATATCAGCCTGATGTGGATAAAGCCGGACATGGGCGGCGTGCATCCGATTGTGCCGACACTGGTTGTTGGCCTGCTGTCATTTATCTCCGGCAGTTGGTTAAAACCCAAACCGCAGCCAGCAGCGATCCATCCCTGA
- a CDS encoding LysR family transcriptional regulator, with the protein MDERALKYFEVVAKTKSIRAASEVLHVSPSAISRKVSQLEAQLNVRLMDRIGRGVNLTQSGLRLAEYIQDINQRKNDLVSDLSEIEHLQTGTLRLSVGGGFIPDLINHAIAQFSHRHPGVKLILQVGGGDDVIEGIKSEEADIGILLNAPQDTKVDVLFSCPFQELSLLVPPQSPWANIQLCSPTQLAEIPLALLNESFSIRRAINLYEARQEIRLKEILLCNSFEALKSYVEAGLGGTLLPKVCVTKELKNQSFVAIDIEGMHTLDTSVDLVIRKGRPLSASIREMRDCIVTSMSAFNAGL; encoded by the coding sequence ATGGACGAAAGAGCACTGAAATATTTTGAAGTGGTCGCAAAAACGAAAAGTATTCGTGCAGCCTCAGAAGTGCTGCACGTTTCACCTTCTGCAATCAGTCGAAAAGTGTCGCAACTTGAAGCTCAGCTTAACGTCCGTCTGATGGATCGGATTGGCCGTGGCGTCAATCTCACTCAGTCCGGCCTTCGCTTAGCCGAGTACATTCAGGACATCAACCAACGGAAAAATGATCTGGTGTCCGACCTGTCTGAAATCGAGCATCTGCAAACCGGAACGCTGCGCCTTTCTGTGGGAGGCGGTTTTATTCCGGACCTCATCAATCATGCCATCGCACAATTTTCTCACCGCCATCCGGGCGTCAAACTGATCCTACAGGTCGGTGGTGGAGATGACGTCATTGAAGGTATTAAGAGTGAGGAAGCCGATATCGGCATTCTGCTGAACGCGCCTCAGGATACCAAGGTGGATGTCCTGTTCTCCTGTCCGTTTCAGGAGCTGAGCCTGCTTGTACCGCCGCAGAGTCCATGGGCAAACATTCAGCTCTGCTCGCCTACACAACTCGCGGAGATCCCGCTCGCGCTGCTCAATGAAAGTTTCAGCATAAGACGTGCCATCAATCTTTATGAGGCGCGGCAGGAAATTCGCCTCAAAGAGATTCTGCTGTGTAACTCGTTTGAAGCGCTCAAGAGCTACGTCGAAGCCGGGCTTGGCGGAACGTTACTGCCGAAAGTCTGCGTGACGAAAGAGCTGAAAAATCAGTCCTTTGTGGCTATCGATATTGAAGGTATGCACACCCTGGACACCTCCGTTGATCTGGTGATTCGAAAAGGCAGGCCGCTCAGTGCCTCCATTCGAGAGATGAGAGATTGTATCGTCACCAGCATGAGTGCGTTTAATGCCGGCCTATGA
- a CDS encoding ornithine cyclodeaminase family protein, whose protein sequence is MKFLSADVVARHLPWTTLIDKLDDTFRTGVNAPARHHHTIERPDGEATMLLMPAWEQHGYIGMKMLNVFPQNSSVGLPAISGLYLLSEGQHGQTLACIAGNELTRRRTAAASALAARYLAKTNAQTLLIVGTGQVAPMLIEAHAAVRPIQRVLVWGRNPDKVKAMVDEYQDYQGAFTTITQIEAVSDLAKACAQADIISCATLSKEPIVRGEWLQPGCHLDLVGAFRKDMRECDGEAVARSQVFVDTWAGAKGEAGDLHQAMAEGQFSMEDIHGDLEQLTRHEVFGRRSDDDITLFKSVGASLEDLAAAIVLWEGLPQD, encoded by the coding sequence ATGAAGTTTCTCTCAGCCGACGTTGTTGCCCGCCATCTGCCTTGGACAACGCTCATCGACAAACTGGACGATACCTTTCGCACGGGTGTGAATGCCCCCGCGCGTCACCACCACACCATTGAACGCCCCGACGGCGAAGCCACCATGCTGCTGATGCCCGCATGGGAGCAACATGGCTATATTGGCATGAAAATGCTCAACGTATTTCCGCAGAACTCGTCCGTGGGCTTACCTGCGATTTCCGGCCTGTATCTGTTATCGGAAGGCCAACATGGCCAAACGCTGGCGTGCATTGCCGGCAACGAACTGACTCGTCGTCGCACCGCCGCAGCCTCTGCGCTGGCCGCGCGTTATCTGGCTAAAACAAATGCGCAGACGCTACTTATCGTCGGCACCGGACAGGTGGCGCCGATGCTAATTGAAGCGCACGCCGCTGTGCGGCCGATTCAGCGCGTGTTGGTCTGGGGGCGTAATCCCGACAAAGTGAAAGCAATGGTTGATGAGTATCAGGATTATCAAGGCGCCTTTACCACCATCACGCAGATTGAAGCCGTCAGCGATCTGGCCAAAGCCTGCGCTCAGGCCGACATCATCAGTTGCGCGACGCTCTCCAAAGAACCCATTGTGCGGGGTGAATGGTTACAACCCGGCTGCCACCTCGATTTGGTCGGGGCGTTTCGCAAAGATATGCGCGAATGTGATGGTGAAGCCGTTGCACGCAGTCAGGTGTTTGTCGATACCTGGGCAGGCGCAAAAGGCGAAGCAGGCGATTTGCATCAGGCGATGGCCGAAGGTCAGTTCTCAATGGAAGACATTCATGGCGACTTGGAACAGCTGACTCGCCACGAGGTGTTTGGCCGCCGCTCCGATGACGACATCACGCTGTTTAAATCGGTCGGCGCATCGCTGGAAGATCTCGCCGCCGCAATTGTACTGTGGGAAGGTTTACCCCAAGACTGA
- a CDS encoding DUF3100 domain-containing protein, translating into MDSLKGQLGNWRLHLTVVAISVVAELIGIIKVPLGSSSVVLLPLFYAFIFGLLLNPNVVKKAKAVMSTKAAEKATPIIIISVLPFLAKFGTLIGPSLNKILEIGPAMIFQELGNLGTILIAMPVAILVLKMGRESVGACFSIAREPNIALISDKYGLKSPEGIGVMGVYVMGTMFGTLYFGLLASLLASTNWFDPRALAMACGVGSGSMTAACSAALGASIPEMKDEILALAGASNLLTNATGLFVGLFIALPLTEKMYRLLPKNQPVRSSAAQGSDLNV; encoded by the coding sequence ATGGATAGTTTAAAAGGCCAGCTGGGAAACTGGCGGCTACATCTGACCGTCGTGGCAATATCGGTGGTTGCCGAACTGATCGGAATAATTAAAGTGCCACTGGGAAGCAGCAGCGTAGTGTTATTACCGCTGTTCTATGCTTTTATTTTTGGTCTGTTGCTCAACCCGAACGTGGTTAAAAAGGCCAAAGCGGTCATGAGTACAAAAGCCGCTGAAAAAGCCACACCCATTATCATTATTTCCGTTTTACCTTTTCTGGCTAAATTCGGCACATTGATCGGGCCATCACTGAATAAAATATTAGAAATTGGTCCAGCGATGATATTTCAGGAACTGGGAAACCTTGGCACGATATTAATTGCGATGCCTGTTGCGATTCTGGTATTGAAGATGGGACGTGAATCGGTCGGTGCCTGTTTCTCGATTGCCCGTGAACCGAATATCGCCCTGATTTCGGATAAATATGGCCTCAAAAGCCCGGAAGGTATCGGCGTCATGGGCGTCTATGTGATGGGTACCATGTTCGGCACGCTCTATTTTGGTCTGCTGGCTTCCTTGCTTGCTTCGACCAACTGGTTTGATCCGCGCGCCCTTGCCATGGCATGTGGGGTTGGCAGTGGCAGTATGACCGCCGCTTGCTCCGCCGCACTCGGTGCTTCTATTCCTGAAATGAAAGATGAAATCTTAGCACTGGCGGGAGCCAGTAACTTGCTGACCAATGCGACGGGTCTGTTTGTCGGCTTGTTTATCGCACTGCCGCTGACCGAGAAAATGTACCGTCTTCTGCCCAAGAATCAGCCAGTCCGTTCATCCGCAGCTCAAGGGAGTGACCTCAATGTCTAA
- a CDS encoding LysR family transcriptional regulator: MDRLQCDRMFVAVMELGSFAKAAERLAISSGQASKLISRLEQELGVQLFKRSTRSLAATDVGQAYYERIKRVLDDLDELDDSIRNASRLPSGRLRISAPVTFGQSQLAPSLIAFSRQFPDIDLDVKFSDRSVNIVDEGFDLALRIGKLDDSSLIARKLCEVRVVTLASPEYLQQHGMPIHTRELSQHHCIIDTNFRDPYHWPYLNDQGKVQDLAVNGRLKFSNADVCLEAACAGLGIARLPTFVAAQALQQKRVIALLQEYEVPPLGLYALYPPAKHLAQSSRAFIDFLVNRFANGADWE, translated from the coding sequence ATGGACAGGCTGCAATGCGACCGAATGTTTGTCGCGGTAATGGAACTCGGCAGTTTCGCCAAAGCCGCTGAGCGCTTGGCAATCAGCAGCGGTCAGGCCTCCAAACTGATTTCGCGCCTTGAGCAAGAGCTCGGCGTACAGCTGTTCAAACGCTCGACCCGCTCACTCGCCGCGACAGATGTCGGTCAGGCTTATTACGAGCGTATCAAACGCGTGTTGGACGATCTTGATGAGCTCGACGATTCGATTCGTAACGCCTCGCGCCTGCCGTCCGGCCGGCTGCGGATTTCCGCACCCGTCACGTTTGGCCAAAGCCAACTTGCCCCCAGCCTGATTGCCTTCTCCAGACAGTTTCCCGATATCGATCTCGACGTAAAATTCTCGGATCGCAGCGTCAATATTGTCGATGAAGGCTTTGATTTGGCGCTACGCATCGGCAAGTTAGACGACAGCAGTCTGATTGCCCGTAAACTGTGTGAAGTCCGCGTCGTGACCCTGGCTTCGCCGGAGTATCTGCAGCAGCACGGCATGCCCATTCACACTCGCGAACTTTCGCAGCACCATTGCATTATCGATACGAATTTTCGCGATCCCTACCACTGGCCGTATCTCAATGATCAAGGCAAAGTGCAGGATCTTGCCGTCAATGGCCGACTCAAGTTTTCCAATGCCGATGTGTGTTTAGAAGCCGCGTGTGCCGGGCTCGGCATCGCGCGCCTGCCAACGTTTGTTGCCGCTCAGGCACTGCAACAAAAACGGGTTATTGCGTTGCTGCAAGAGTACGAAGTACCGCCGCTCGGGCTCTATGCGCTCTATCCGCCTGCCAAACATCTCGCTCAGTCATCCCGAGCCTTCATCGATTTTCTGGTTAACCGTTTTGCCAACGGCGCAGATTGGGAATAG
- a CDS encoding M20 aminoacylase family protein, with the protein MMTQYIDQNSKEHQQLIAWRRDLHAHPETAYEEFRTSDTIASILSELGLQIERGLGGTGIVATLHGNQGDGPTIGLRADMDALDVVEMNAFDHCSKHHGKMHACGHDGHTTMLLGAAVSLSKNPDFKGTVHFIFQPAEENEAGAKAMIEDGLFERFPMQEVYGLHNWPALPAGQAAVHYGAVMAAFDTFDITIKGVGGHGAMPHDTVDPVYTASLIINALQGIISRNLDPQTSGVISVTQVHGGHAYNVIPEEVTLKGTTRSFCPKVRDLIETRMLDVVRGIAKAQGCKADILYSRRYPATINTQPEAEKCQRVLESMPEIQQVHVNPPASMGGEDFAFMLEKLPGAYIWLGNGSDNHSHNLHSPNYDFNDEVLPIGANFWVKLVQHLLAD; encoded by the coding sequence ATGATGACTCAATATATTGATCAGAACTCAAAAGAACACCAACAACTGATTGCCTGGAGACGCGATCTCCATGCCCACCCAGAAACGGCTTATGAAGAGTTTCGTACGTCCGATACCATCGCCTCCATCCTGAGCGAACTCGGTTTGCAAATCGAACGCGGGCTCGGAGGCACAGGTATTGTCGCGACACTGCATGGCAATCAGGGCGACGGGCCGACCATCGGCCTGAGAGCGGATATGGATGCGCTCGATGTCGTAGAAATGAATGCCTTTGATCACTGCTCTAAGCATCACGGCAAAATGCACGCGTGCGGTCATGACGGTCATACGACCATGCTGCTGGGTGCAGCCGTCTCCTTGTCCAAAAATCCCGATTTCAAAGGTACTGTCCACTTCATTTTCCAACCGGCGGAAGAGAACGAAGCAGGCGCTAAAGCGATGATTGAAGATGGCTTATTCGAACGTTTCCCGATGCAGGAAGTGTATGGCCTGCACAACTGGCCTGCACTGCCAGCGGGTCAGGCCGCGGTGCATTATGGCGCGGTGATGGCCGCTTTCGATACGTTTGATATCACCATTAAAGGCGTAGGCGGACATGGCGCCATGCCGCATGATACGGTCGATCCTGTTTACACTGCCAGCCTGATTATCAACGCGCTACAAGGCATCATCAGCCGCAATCTTGACCCGCAAACATCCGGTGTGATCAGCGTGACTCAGGTTCATGGAGGCCACGCTTACAACGTGATTCCGGAAGAAGTGACATTGAAAGGCACAACACGCTCTTTCTGCCCGAAGGTGCGAGACTTGATTGAAACACGCATGCTGGATGTGGTCAGAGGGATTGCAAAAGCGCAAGGCTGTAAAGCTGATATTCTCTATTCACGCCGCTACCCGGCGACCATCAACACTCAGCCGGAAGCGGAGAAGTGTCAGCGCGTGCTTGAGTCCATGCCTGAGATTCAGCAGGTCCATGTAAACCCACCCGCGAGCATGGGCGGCGAAGATTTTGCCTTTATGCTGGAAAAACTGCCCGGCGCTTACATTTGGCTCGGCAACGGCAGCGACAACCATTCGCACAATCTGCACAGCCCGAATTACGACTTTAATGATGAGGTACTACCTATCGGTGCCAACTTCTGGGTTAAACTGGTTCAACATTTGTTAGCCGATTAA
- a CDS encoding alpha/beta hydrolase, whose protein sequence is MTKKIVILLHGVGSSGDDLERLGDYWAPSMPGVKFLSPNAPFPFDHGGGYQWFSLDGINEINRPSRVQDARVAMDQTITDILLQHGGSWQTDDIILVGFSQGTIMSMDVLASSRLPVRAIVGFSGRLSSPQPYHIDNQVPVLLIHGKGDPVIPYSETEKAASALQAAGVDVTTFLEPGIPHTISQAGADKAAEFIRRQFNLA, encoded by the coding sequence ATGACAAAGAAAATTGTAATTCTGCTGCACGGAGTCGGCAGTTCTGGTGACGATCTGGAACGTCTCGGTGATTACTGGGCGCCATCAATGCCGGGCGTGAAGTTCCTCTCGCCGAATGCACCTTTTCCGTTTGATCACGGTGGCGGTTACCAATGGTTCAGCCTTGATGGCATTAATGAGATTAACCGCCCGAGCCGGGTTCAGGATGCACGTGTCGCGATGGATCAAACCATCACTGATATACTGCTGCAACATGGCGGCTCTTGGCAGACCGACGACATCATTCTGGTCGGCTTTTCCCAAGGCACAATCATGTCGATGGATGTACTGGCGAGCAGCCGCTTGCCCGTAAGAGCGATTGTGGGTTTCTCCGGCCGCCTTTCATCGCCGCAACCTTACCATATCGACAACCAAGTACCTGTGCTGCTGATTCACGGCAAAGGTGACCCTGTCATTCCTTATTCGGAAACCGAAAAGGCCGCCAGTGCACTGCAAGCAGCCGGCGTGGACGTCACCACTTTCCTTGAGCCTGGCATTCCGCACACGATTTCTCAGGCTGGTGCCGATAAAGCCGCAGAGTTTATTCGCCGCCAGTTTAATCTCGCCTGA
- a CDS encoding TRAP transporter large permease, translating to MSDYLSLLMFPLLILFIFAGFQVAFSMILVATIFGLMQFGDVTAYQLLSKIEETATNSILAAVPLFIFMGAMLEKSGIAERLFKAIHMWTHGMPGGLGVGAILLGTIFAAASGVVGATEAVIGMLAIPIMMKHAYDKRLLSGVICASGSLGTAIPPSITVIVLGPVAGVSVGQLFSGLLLPGLMMATLFILYVIVLSWLKPAVAPRQIEDGEGYSLKERLVATFTALLPAAILIFAVLGTILMGLATPTEAAACGALGSIILAACYRNLKLQVMWSSLMSTVNISAMILLIVLGGNMFAGVFFAAGGMATVQSVLLGTGLEAWAILALILIIAFLAGFVLDMMSVVLIVIPVAMPVVRILGFDEVWFCVAFLVVLQTSYLTPPLAPSIFYLRAITPPDISLRHMYAGVVPFIVIQLLVLTAVLAFPETALWLPDVMGGPAWE from the coding sequence ATGAGTGATTATTTATCCCTGTTGATGTTCCCGCTATTGATCTTGTTTATCTTTGCGGGATTTCAGGTCGCATTCTCCATGATTCTGGTCGCGACCATTTTCGGCCTGATGCAATTTGGCGACGTGACCGCTTATCAATTGCTGAGCAAAATTGAAGAAACCGCCACCAACTCGATACTTGCCGCCGTCCCGCTGTTTATTTTCATGGGGGCGATGTTGGAGAAATCCGGTATCGCCGAGCGGCTGTTTAAAGCCATCCATATGTGGACGCACGGCATGCCCGGCGGACTTGGCGTCGGCGCCATTCTGCTCGGCACCATTTTCGCTGCCGCGAGCGGCGTGGTCGGCGCAACCGAAGCGGTGATTGGCATGCTCGCCATTCCAATCATGATGAAACACGCTTACGACAAACGCCTGCTGTCCGGCGTGATCTGCGCCAGTGGCTCGCTCGGTACCGCGATTCCGCCTTCGATTACCGTGATTGTACTTGGTCCGGTAGCGGGCGTGTCGGTCGGTCAGCTATTCAGTGGCTTGCTGCTGCCGGGCCTGATGATGGCGACGCTGTTTATTTTGTACGTGATTGTGCTCTCGTGGCTGAAACCGGCGGTGGCACCTCGCCAGATTGAAGATGGCGAAGGCTACAGCCTGAAAGAGCGACTGGTCGCGACGTTCACTGCGCTGCTGCCAGCGGCTATTCTGATTTTTGCCGTGCTGGGCACCATCCTGATGGGTTTAGCCACACCGACCGAAGCCGCCGCCTGTGGAGCACTTGGCTCCATCATTCTGGCCGCCTGTTACCGTAACCTGAAACTGCAGGTGATGTGGAGCTCGCTGATGAGCACCGTCAACATCTCTGCCATGATCTTACTGATTGTGCTCGGCGGGAACATGTTTGCGGGCGTATTCTTTGCCGCAGGTGGTATGGCGACCGTGCAATCAGTGCTGCTCGGCACTGGACTTGAAGCGTGGGCAATTCTGGCGCTGATCCTCATCATCGCATTTCTGGCAGGGTTTGTGCTCGACATGATGTCGGTGGTATTGATCGTGATTCCGGTTGCAATGCCCGTGGTGCGCATTCTCGGCTTTGATGAAGTGTGGTTCTGCGTGGCGTTCCTGGTGGTACTGCAAACCAGCTACCTGACTCCGCCGCTGGCACCGTCGATTTTCTATCTGCGTGCCATTACGCCGCCGGATATTTCGCTGCGTCATATGTATGCGGGCGTGGTGCCGTTTATTGTAATTCAGCTTCTGGTGCTGACGGCAGTGCTCGCCTTCCCCGAAACCGCGTTGTGGTTACCCGATGTGATGGGTGGCCCGGCCTGGGAATAA